The following DNA comes from Vigna radiata var. radiata cultivar VC1973A chromosome 4, Vradiata_ver6, whole genome shotgun sequence.
AGATAagtgctttctttcttttcttggcTTAAATTCTTATTTCGTCCTCAAGTTAGGggttgaatttttgttttatactcagttttaaaaatgaaactatTTTGTCCCcatattacaaattttgtatgcaatcggtcccttccgttaagtaggCGTTAAAATTGTAAACGTTGAGCTGACTGTGGATGTGATGTGAGCAAGATATGTGGTCGTGGCAATAAGGTGGGCTACATTACTTGACGTGGCAGCCAAAAAATACATTATGTGTTTCTAtgtaaggaaaaataaaaaattaggatttttaatAGAAATCGAGGATTTTTCAATTGGGGATCTAATTAGAAACTAAGCTTCTCTCAAAGGATTGACATGTTGTATTTGATTTATTCAAACCTTACTCTTTGCTAAAAAACAGACCAGATAACGATTGTAAAAAGATTTTGCTCATACCATGGATGGATGaagaaagaataagagaatGATAAGGTAACAAATACAGCATACAACAACATGCCATAATTCAAAATCTTGCTTTAAACAATACCAGAAGTTGATAGATAGAAAACCAAAAGCTGCTAAAAGAATTGCAAAACGGACCACAACAGTTTTTACAATTCAACCAACAAGCTATGGtacaatttttacaattttttagcAGCAGTCATAAGTTCCTGAATCATTCATACAGTGGCTTTTGCATTTGATTATGAGAAGGAAACAAAACCTTTGGCAAAGCTTTTTGAACAACGTTAAGGGGACTTCAGTAATGCGCCCTTCAACCCAAAAACCTACTAAAAATGAAGAGATCCTTTTTGAAATCCACAAATAATGAACTAACAACAAATCTACACAATTTTGCAAgcaagaaaagctcacaagcctgacatcaatatcatcatcatctaaTAAAATGTTTCAGTAGTTAATTAACTAAACAACCTCGACAACCAGTGAATTCAAATTCTTCGAATTTGAACCAGAAACTTCGTCCTGCCAAACTACTCGGATCATCCATAAGAGTCTAAATGAAGTTATTAACCACCCTGCGTTCTTGCTCTGTCACCCTTAAACTAAACCATGTTAGCAATTTCAACCTAAATTCTCGTTTAATGTGAGCTTCACATTCTAGCCAACGAATTACTTTCACACAATACTCAAAGTTCTCATCCAAGGAACATGAACCATCAAATATGCGTAATGGACAACCGTTAATTAAAGTGCTTTCACAATCATGTGTCTCTTCCATTGTTCTTGCTATCCTTTTTTTGTACATATCTAAGCATGAATCAACCGCAAATACTTCTCCTGTTGGCCCATGGGTCCAGGTTTGAGAATCCCTACTCCCATGTGATCTTGCTAAACCATTTTTCTCTAGATCATGTCTGGTTAATACATCAATTTTGCAATCGAAAAAAAGAAGTGAACAATCTCCTTCACCAACCTTTTTTGCTCAATCACCCGCCTTCGAGAACGCCAATCCTTTGACAATGTCAATCCTTCGAGAGAAGCTCAGTTTGTGATTAAATCCCCAGTTGAaaaatctccaatttctgattAAAAAccgtaattttttatttttccttacaTAGAAACACGTAATGTATTTTTTGGCTGCCACGTCAAGTAATGTAGCCCACCTCATTGCCACGACCACATATCTTGCTCACATCACATCCACAGTCAGCTtaatgtttacaatttcaacGCCTACTTAACGGAAGTGATCGATTACTTACAAAATTCATAATATGGGGACAAaatagtttcattttaaaaccggatataaaagagaaattcaacccctaacttaggaaccaaataagcatttaagtttttttttttttttttttagaattttcaagTACCATATATAAATGACATAACTATATTTTCACTCATGGATCATCTTCATCCATCACTTATTTTGGTCGAATTggattacaaaataaatttataataaataaaattatttaaattcaattttttgataaattaattcatttaatctATCATTCATGATGGATATGTTAGagtgatttttaataaattaaaaaaatccatatatcAACTTGGATTgtattaatcaatttttatattttcttattgatgattttttttaaagataatggaatttaatttaaagatgcAAATAAAAGATGATTTGTTAGGTTTAGAAGTAGTGTGAAATACGTAAGAGAAAAACTTCTTGAACTAGTTGTTGCATAATGTGAAATGTACAGTGAAAGAAGGGaaaaaattacaacaatttaaatgttttaattaaagagTGAATGAACtgtatcattttttaataaaaatataaagtaatttaattttatttttgataaattaaaaatttcttttaaaattactgaaattcaatttataattaaagatattgaaaGTGATGTAATTTTTTCTGATACAGCACgactcaaatttttattcatccaataaaataaaaacataatatttcctcgaatagatattttttttaaatatttaactatgTGGGATGGGCTTTCTGCACGAACGCcaaataatgcaattaattaatCACAGGAAAAATCATTGTACtgtcatttaaaatattcattttcaaatattgtcttttaacaatttcatacaattatatatatatatatatatatatatatatatatggggtttgctaacttgcgtacgcctgtttttcagttggtacattttagcaatatgtaccgggtttcagtagacaaaaatacttttatatatcatgaattctaaagttttaaggttaagagtattttaataattttcattctcaaaattaaaaaaataaaaaaaaaaccccaaaacccttaaacacctctctcattcctctttcatctctttcactccaactttttctctctcatccctagccaattgaaattttcattctcaaaactaaaaaaaaccaaaacccTTACTCATCTCCTTCATTCCTATCAACTCTTTCTCCtttatctctctcactcaaacattttttctatcatctctgcactagccccaactaaaaaacactcattattaaataaaatggttagagaaaaaaaatacttacataaataaaaaaattaaagtacctaattttttctttatataattataaataaaatttcaagatttagaatttttattatttgattttattgttgagaattttattgtattttgatttgttttttctttggtaaaggaaaacaagttaatgaatttctacaaaaaacaattaaatggccacggagcaatgttacgtagtagtctcagaatgtaaaggaaggatgctcataagtcttggtgcaagttgtgcccgtcggctgtaatatatacAGTGAAGGAGGTAAATAAGGGTTTGAGgcttcttttttagttttgataatgaaaatttcaattgggactagagtagggatgacagacaAAAAGTTGgagtgaaaaagatgaaagagaaagagttgagaagaatgagagaggtgggtaagggttttgggggtttctttttttattttttttaattttgagaatgaaaattattaaaatacccttaaccttaaaacttagaattcatgatatataagggtatttttgtctactaaaacccggtacacattgctaaaatgtaccaactgaaaaacaggcatccgcaagttatatatatatatatatatggggtttgttaacacgcgtacgcctgtttcaTTTATCatagattctaagttttaaggtcaaggatatttaaataattttcattctcaaaacttaaaataaaaaaagaaacccacaaacccttactcacctccctcattcctctcaaccctttctctttcatctctctcactccaatatgtcatcgtaatttgttgctcttgctctgttcgttcatttggaggatgtgttatatattttcccttcttattattattaaatttcatttttaaattaaatcatgtaaataaatgtctgttcgttcatttggaggatgtgttatatattttcccttcttattattattaaatttcatttttaaattaaatcatgtaaataaaaccttcataaatcaattaaattttcatatattatttacacatctacaccacatttcattacatttttaaagaacaagatattttcctctattgtccttttcccttttcacaaagtgtttctttttcctttctctattggtatgggatacatgatgtaagattacaacctagaattgaaagaattgtactcctagggagctcttctatacttatttctttaatttccttatgtcccatttttatcactgaatcaacttctacaagcgtttagaataaactttaaccactgtgcaagataaaaaacagtaaaatcattttttacctttgagatttggaaagagtaacataaagtgacaaagtttatattcattttacacacattaataaatataaaatgattataaaagagtaaactttttcaatttttaaaaaaatatctctgattcaaattaccaccaccatcttcaattgaaaaattgtggagtgatgacagagaaaatgttgagatgagagagaaaatatctctgatgacaaagggtttctgattttttttaattggggcaacagtagggatgacagagaaaatgttggagtgagagagatgacagagaaaatgttggagtgagagagatgaaagagaaagggttgagaagaatgagggaggtgagtaagggtttgggggtttctttttttttttttttagttttgagaatgaaaattatttaaatatccttgaccttaaaacttagaatccatggtaaatgagggtatttttgtctagtataatccggtacacattgttaaaacgtaccaactgaaaaacagtaCGCATGTTAATGAAAATTGATGTGTATCCATGACTTtcttttaatgatatatattaaaattgagaatgaaaattgatGTGTATACATGACTTtcttttaatgatatatattaaaattgaaaaaaaaaattgatataaagttTATGCACAGTTAAACACACATAGCAAAATCTTCTTCTTATTGGAAGCAGTAAAACATGGCTACCATTGGTGCCACTCCAAATGGGTTATTCTGGTCAGTGTATGAAGGATGCATTTCTCGTTACGATAATTGCGTTGAACGATGctggtttttttttatcatttagtgTGAGCAGTttatatgaaattgaaatgagtaatttcattaaataaaaaattaataataataaataaacatattaagatATAATGAATAATCTTACAACActcattttgattattttgttattaaagtgaaaaacaaatgaacgaacagatcGAGAGTAACAAATTGCGGTATCGCaggttgttgtgtgtgggtgagagataatatgatataagagagaaacaaattggataagtgaagAATGTGAATTAGAATTAGACGAGTGTTTCTGATTATAGTAGGGGGGATTTCGATTCTTTTTATAAGtttgataatgaaaattattaaaatatctttaaccttaaaaattagaattcattatatataaaagtatttttatcaAGTAAAACTCGATATCCATTGTTAAAATATActcaataaaaaacaaagtaaGTACATCAACAAatccatataaatatatatatatatatatatatatatatatatatatatatatatatataattaattgaaacccaaaattattaatgaaattaaacaagTGACCAAACACCAAAATTGTTCCGTGCGAAAGAGCAAAAATTGCCAGAAGAAAAGAAGGTAGGAGagagaaaacatacacaaaataagaaaagagaataataacAGCCGGCCCGGTTCACCGACTCCGGTCCAGTCTATCCACATCGCGACGGTTCAGTGACATCGCTTGTTccgattttgtttttcatttccttcttcagtgcattctctctctctctctctctctctctctctctctctctctctctttcttcttatcttgtttctctctcttcttctcgcattgtttctctctctctcttaacACTCACCGAACAACCCGCGACGGAGGCTCCTAGCCGAATCGGACGACTCAACTCCAGCTCCGAACACTTTCATGTGCTCCGGACCCAATCTCATTTCACTCCCATTTCCACCGATTTTCATCTTCTCGTTTTCACCATTGACGCCGAATCTGTGAGTCCTAAATTCCCATTCCTTTCCCTTTCGATTTATTACACAATCACGTTGGACCAAGCTTTCaatttttcctctttcatttgtctgttacttttattttttgaactGTATTGCGACCTTTGTTGCTACAATAGGGTAATTTTGAATTCCAATGTCTATTTCTAAATATTCTgagttttttatgttttctttttaggttTGGGATTTTAGGGTTCCGAAGTTTCTGCGTCTAAACCTGGGGGATATATATTGGGAGGAGGGGGAAAGGAACCCGGAATTAGGGTTTCCTCGGAAGCGTTGTTTTTATTGGGAAAATAAAGAGGGTATATTTGGGACTAGGAAGAGGGTTAGGTTTAGAGGATAATGTGTATACTGTGTGTGATTCAGAAGTGGTCTCGCCGGGTTGCGACTATGCTACCTTGGTTGGTTATTCCGTTAATTGGTTTGTGGGCACTTTCTCAGCTTCTGCCGCCTGCTTTTCGCTTCGAGATTACTTCGCCTCGACTGGcttgtgtttttgtgttgttgGTTACTCTCTTCTGGTATGAGATTTTGATGCCTTGGTTGTCGGCTTGGCGCGTGCGGAGGAATGCACGGATTAGGGAGAGGAAGAGGTTTGAGGCCATAGAAATGCAGAAGTTGAGGAAGACAGCTACTAGGCGGTGCCGCAACTGCTTGAGTCCTTATAGGGATCAGAACCCTGGTGGGGGTCGGTTTATGTGTTTTAACTGTGGTCATGTTTCTAAGAGACCGGTTCTAGACTTGCCTGTGCCTCCGGGGTTAGGGATTTCCAATTCCAGTATAGTTAAGGATTTGGTTGGAAAAGGTGGCAAGATATTAAATAGCAAGGTATGGTCTGAAAATGGATGGATGTGCGGTCAGGAATGGCTGGAGAATGGCAATTGGGTTGGTGGGTCTATTCCAGGTAATCCTAGCAACTGGAGGACGAGTGAGAGTACTGGTCTTTTTGGAGGAGCGGAGCATTGTTCGACTGAGAGGTCATATTGTGgtcttttatttttggtttgcaagcttttgacttCGTTTTTCAAGAGCATTAGATGGCTCTGGAGAAAGGCTTTTAGAATTAGTTCAAGAGAAGAATGTTCATCCGATGCTGAACATAGAGCATTCTTGGCAAAGAGGGGTGAAAATGGGGTGGGCCTCAGTGAAAGTAGAGGGGAAAAAGCACGTAGGAAAGCTGAGGAGAAAAGACAGGCTAGGCTAGAGAAAGAGCTtttggaggaagaagagagaaaacagaGGGAGGAGGTTGCAAGGTTAGTGGAGGAGCGTAGGAAACTGAGAGATGAGAAAGTGGAAGCAGAGAAAGATCACAGCAAATCATCAAATCCCGGTAAGGATAAAGAGCGCAGGAAGGAAGCTGAAAGGAGGCGtcaggaaaaaagaaaagagaaagacaaGGGATCCAGTAAGAGCAACTCTGATGCCGAAGAATTGGAGAGAAGAGCTGGCAAGGAAAGTGAGCGGAAGCGGGACTTTGACAAAAAGAGTGAAATGGATCGCCGAGAGCAACAGAAATCTATGTTAGAGAGTGGTAAGGGACAGAGTATGGACAATGCACCTAATAAAAATGTCCCTGCTAACAATTATAACCGAGGAGGCACTGGAGCAAGGTATCTTGACCGCATGCGGGGCACTTTTTTGTCTTCTTCAAAAGCATTTGGTTTCAGTAGGGGCAATAATATTCCAAGTACTGTGGTGAAAGATAACAAGTTTAATAGTTCTGTAGATCATGTTCATACTGCTCCCAGCCGGAGAGAAATATGTCCTCCCGAGCGTCCTGCtgcaaaattgaatttaaattgtgATGATAGGAATATCACTCATTCTGTAAGTTGTCTTGCTTCCTATATCTTTGCGCTTTTACAATACTTTCCTAGCATGTTATCTTGAGTGTTGATCAGTGATGGAGTGCTAGTTGTTTTttttccatataaaaaaaacatgtagtTTACAGATAAATATTACTGTCAAATGTCTGGACAAGGCTTTTGCTGTTATTTTATCTTCAAGCGTGTCTATTGTCACTAACATCCATTTTGTTTGTTGACGTTCTAAACTTTTAGTCTTTGAGATTTTTGAGCATAACATAGTTTTGTGATGTtctgattaatttttattgctTGCTATTACCTTAGGATGCTCTAGTTTATAATTGCTTgccataaatttatattaattgcttattaGAAGTCTATATGATTATCTTGGGTGCACTGTAAAATACGTACTAATGAAACTGTATTATCATGATAATTGTTCCTTGCAGGTACTCCCGGAATCACAGCCATGGAGTGCAGCACCTAAAAAATCATGGCAGCAATTATTTACTCGATCTTCATCTGTTTCTCAATCTTCAAACTCCAATGTAATATGCAGACCAAATTCCAAAACTCTAGCAGAAACCAAAAGCCCTCAGTTGCCTTCCCAGTCACCAGTTACACAAACATTTACCAATCCCAT
Coding sequences within:
- the LOC106759145 gene encoding myosin-M heavy chain, whose amino-acid sequence is MCILCVIQKWSRRVATMLPWLVIPLIGLWALSQLLPPAFRFEITSPRLACVFVLLVTLFWYEILMPWLSAWRVRRNARIRERKRFEAIEMQKLRKTATRRCRNCLSPYRDQNPGGGRFMCFNCGHVSKRPVLDLPVPPGLGISNSSIVKDLVGKGGKILNSKVWSENGWMCGQEWLENGNWVGGSIPGNPSNWRTSESTGLFGGAEHCSTERSYCGLLFLVCKLLTSFFKSIRWLWRKAFRISSREECSSDAEHRAFLAKRGENGVGLSESRGEKARRKAEEKRQARLEKELLEEEERKQREEVARLVEERRKLRDEKVEAEKDHSKSSNPGKDKERRKEAERRRQEKRKEKDKGSSKSNSDAEELERRAGKESERKRDFDKKSEMDRREQQKSMLESGKGQSMDNAPNKNVPANNYNRGGTGARYLDRMRGTFLSSSKAFGFSRGNNIPSTVVKDNKFNSSVDHVHTAPSRREICPPERPAAKLNLNCDDRNITHSVLPESQPWSAAPKKSWQQLFTRSSSVSQSSNSNVICRPNSKTLAETKSPQLPSQSPVTQTFTNPIQFGLPSPFNISTHANVPTSSSLGFSPAIEPFFSPVGNTSHVFRQDEPELFEDPCYVPDPVSLLGPVSESLDNFQLDLGIGFGTENAVTKPHSLNSISASSDVNKPSPIESPSSREKHSCSNWFPSTPKGQDRRGFPLDDAAANEKGTWQMWSSSPLVQDGLGLVGGPGSWLLSSQRNTPNKDDFVVSSSQNAMASFLNKEDNIISSTQSPQNVFLPNGHSGENFSPVTGSSGYDPWSQSALFPPLSGGLIAHEAANQNDIIYGSPSESASSHGLDGSPANCWSKKEWAVDGSVESIGKSTVSRLYSGGQQPTSDVQSFWSFD